A genomic window from Triticum urartu cultivar G1812 chromosome 7, Tu2.1, whole genome shotgun sequence includes:
- the LOC125525559 gene encoding uncharacterized protein LOC125525559, whose translation MDKILVFFILSASPAENNADARGSWARLSWRAMQQDEKRPEAEQHQRQLETGKSQSQLPPSQEEMGRPRFAPEFDGLDCFETIIWR comes from the coding sequence ATGGACAAGATTCTGGTCTTCTTTATCCTGAGCGCGTCGCCGGCCGAGAACAATGCCGACGCCCGCGGCAGCTGGGCAAGGCTATCTTGGCGGGCCATGCAGCAGGACGAGAAGCGGCCGGAGGCTGAGCAGCACCAGCGGCAGCTTGAAACGGGGAAGTCACAGTCGCAGCTTCCGCCGTCGCAGGAGGAGATGGGGCGGCCGCGGTTCGCGCCGGAGTTCGACGGGCTTGACTGCTTCGAGACCATCATTTGGCGTTAG